The following coding sequences lie in one Sinorhizobium fredii USDA 257 genomic window:
- a CDS encoding ATP-dependent Clp protease proteolytic subunit codes for MNDDDQEEKKTELPLGKETEANLFKSRSIFIYGTITQELAQKVCSQLVALASASDEDIRLFVNSPGGHVESGDSIHDMIKFVKPKVWTVGTGWVASAGALIFVAPPKERRICLPNTRFLLHQPSGGTRGMASDIEIQAREIIKMNERLNKIFAEATGQPVEKIAKDTDRDYWLGADEAKSYGLVSRIVTSVAEI; via the coding sequence ATGAACGACGACGACCAGGAAGAAAAGAAGACCGAGCTGCCGTTGGGCAAGGAAACCGAGGCGAACCTTTTCAAGTCGCGTTCGATTTTCATCTACGGGACGATCACCCAGGAATTGGCGCAGAAGGTCTGCTCGCAGCTTGTGGCGCTCGCTTCGGCCAGCGACGAAGACATTCGCCTTTTCGTCAACTCGCCGGGCGGACACGTCGAATCCGGTGACAGCATTCACGACATGATCAAGTTCGTGAAGCCGAAGGTCTGGACGGTCGGCACCGGCTGGGTCGCCTCTGCCGGCGCGCTCATCTTCGTCGCTCCTCCGAAGGAGCGGCGCATCTGCCTGCCAAATACCCGCTTCCTGCTGCACCAACCGTCCGGCGGCACGCGCGGCATGGCCTCCGATATCGAGATCCAGGCGCGTGAAATCATCAAGATGAACGAGCGGCTGAACAAAATCTTCGCCGAGGCGACCGGCCAGCCGGTCGAGAAGATCGCAAAGGATACGGACCGCGATTACTGGCTCGGCGCCGACGAGGCGAAGTCCTACGGGCTTGTCTCGCGGATCGTCACCTCCGTCGCCGAGATCTGA
- a CDS encoding HupE/UreJ family protein — MKTRMLIATAALGASTAPAFAHLDPAEHGSLAAGFSHPFFGADHVLAMVAVGLWAAQIGGRALWAVPAAFVAMMAVGFGLALAAVPLPFVEPAILASVVALGLVVAMAVRLDAAPAAALVGIFALFHGHAHGGELGQAGAWTLAAGFIIATALLHTAGVGLGIALATLSNNGTLARTLGAITALAGAALIFG, encoded by the coding sequence ATGAAGACACGCATGCTCATCGCCACCGCGGCACTTGGCGCTTCCACCGCGCCCGCCTTCGCGCATCTCGATCCGGCCGAGCACGGCTCGCTGGCGGCAGGCTTCTCCCATCCGTTTTTCGGAGCGGATCATGTTCTTGCGATGGTCGCCGTCGGCCTCTGGGCTGCGCAGATCGGCGGCCGGGCCCTCTGGGCGGTTCCTGCCGCCTTCGTCGCCATGATGGCTGTCGGCTTCGGGCTCGCGCTCGCCGCCGTTCCCCTGCCCTTCGTGGAGCCGGCCATCCTCGCCTCGGTCGTCGCCCTCGGACTGGTCGTCGCAATGGCCGTGCGTCTCGACGCAGCGCCTGCCGCTGCGCTCGTCGGAATCTTCGCGCTCTTTCACGGCCATGCCCACGGGGGCGAATTGGGACAGGCGGGCGCCTGGACCCTCGCTGCCGGTTTCATCATCGCAACCGCCTTGCTGCACACCGCAGGCGTCGGCCTCGGTATCGCGCTCGCGACGCTTTCGAACAATGGCACCCTTGCCCGCACGCTCGGCGCAATCACCGCACTGGCCGGCGCGGCGCTGATCTTCGGCTGA
- the queF gene encoding preQ(1) synthase gives MTKTDVSGLSQLGTKVDQPQSPEEAVLERVPSNHEGTDFVVRFTAPEFTSLCPMTGQPDFAHIVLDYVPNGWLVESKSLKLFLHSFRNHGAFHEDCTIDIAKRLVSLLSPKWLRIGAYWYPRGGIPIDVFWQTGNPPEGVWLPDQGVPTYRGRG, from the coding sequence ATGACGAAGACGGACGTATCAGGACTTTCGCAATTAGGAACAAAGGTCGACCAGCCGCAGAGCCCGGAGGAAGCTGTTCTGGAAAGGGTGCCGAGCAACCATGAGGGCACGGATTTCGTCGTCCGCTTCACGGCGCCGGAATTCACCTCGCTCTGCCCAATGACCGGTCAGCCGGACTTCGCCCATATCGTCCTCGACTACGTGCCGAACGGCTGGCTGGTCGAATCGAAGTCGCTCAAGCTGTTCCTGCATTCCTTCCGCAACCACGGCGCTTTCCACGAGGATTGCACCATCGATATCGCCAAGCGGCTGGTGTCGCTGCTCTCCCCGAAGTGGCTCAGGATCGGCGCCTACTGGTATCCGCGCGGCGGCATCCCGATCGACGTGTTCTGGCAGACCGGCAATCCGCCGGAGGGTGTCTGGCTGCCGGATCAGGGCGTGCCGACCTATCGCGGCCGCGGGTGA
- a CDS encoding cation diffusion facilitator family transporter: MTASDNRTVLRLAFWGIPLSLSVMGLKLLAWWLTGSVALLSDGLESVVNVVAAVIAYAMIGYAAKPADADHPFGHHKAEYFSAVIEGVLIVVAALLILWEAVPEMLAPSLLDAPVLGLAINFGAGVINAIWAYVLIRAGKTHRSPALSADGHHILSDVVTSVGVLVGLVLAIATGYAILDPLLAVVVAGNILFQGWKVISGSIDGLMDKAAPAEEEEAIKQAIAANAGGSLGVHDLKTRQAGAVTFVDFHMVVAETMPVGDAHDICDRIEDAIRAVHPGARVAIHVEPEGEKAHGVRVKTRAG, translated from the coding sequence ATGACCGCGTCCGACAATCGAACGGTGTTGAGGCTGGCCTTTTGGGGCATTCCGCTTTCTCTCAGCGTCATGGGGCTGAAGCTGCTTGCCTGGTGGTTGACGGGGTCGGTCGCATTGCTGTCCGACGGGCTGGAATCCGTGGTCAACGTCGTCGCTGCGGTGATCGCCTATGCGATGATCGGCTACGCAGCGAAGCCGGCAGACGCCGACCACCCTTTCGGGCACCACAAGGCGGAGTATTTTTCGGCGGTCATCGAAGGCGTTTTGATCGTCGTGGCGGCGCTCTTGATCCTCTGGGAAGCGGTGCCCGAAATGCTGGCGCCCTCCCTGCTGGACGCCCCGGTGCTGGGTCTTGCAATCAACTTCGGTGCGGGTGTCATCAACGCGATCTGGGCCTATGTTTTGATCCGCGCCGGCAAGACGCATCGATCGCCGGCGCTCAGCGCCGACGGGCATCACATCCTCTCCGATGTCGTCACCTCGGTGGGGGTGCTCGTGGGCCTTGTTCTTGCCATTGCCACCGGCTATGCGATCCTCGATCCTTTGCTTGCGGTGGTGGTGGCCGGCAATATCCTGTTCCAGGGCTGGAAGGTCATCTCGGGCTCGATCGACGGGCTGATGGACAAAGCCGCGCCGGCGGAGGAAGAAGAGGCAATCAAGCAGGCGATCGCCGCTAATGCCGGCGGATCGCTCGGCGTTCATGATCTGAAGACGCGACAGGCCGGTGCGGTCACCTTCGTGGATTTCCACATGGTCGTCGCGGAGACGATGCCGGTCGGCGACGCCCATGATATCTGCGACCGGATCGAGGATGCGATCCGCGCCGTTCATCCGGGCGCGAGGGTCGCCATTCATGTCGAGCCGGAAGGCGAAAAGGCGCACGGCGTGCGCGTGAAGACCAGAGCGGGATGA
- a CDS encoding anthranilate synthase: MATVILEDGAESYTTKGGIVVTRRRRDASYADAIASYVDRLDERRGAVFSSNYEYPGRYTRWDTAVVDPPLAISSFGRSLWIEAYNERGEVLLALIAEHLQTVADITLGASTSRRLELTINEPHRIFTEEERSKMPTVFTVLRAVTNLFHSEEDASLGLYGAFGYDLAFQFDAIELKLTRPDDQRDMVLFLPDEILVVDHYAAKAWIDRYDFAKDGVSTGGKATDIAPEPFRIVDSIPPHGDHRPGEYAELVVKAKESFRRGDLFEVVPGQKFYERCESRPSEISNRLKAINPSPYSFFINLGNQEYLVGASPEMFVRVSGRRIETCPISGTIKRGDDPIADSEQILKLLNSKKDESELTMCSDVDRNDKSRVCVPGSVKVIGRRQIEMYSRLIHTVDHIEGRLRDDMDAFDGFLSHAWAVTVTGAPKLWAMRFIESHEKSPRAWYGGAIGMVGFNGDMNTGLTLRTIRIKEGIAEVRAGATLLYDSNPEEEEAETELKASAMIAAIRDAKAANSAKVGRDVAPVGAGVNILLVDHEDSFVHTLANYFRQTGATVTTVRTPVAEEIFDRVKPDLVVLSPGPGSPKDFDCKATIKKARERNLPIFGVCLGLQALAEAYGGDLRHLAIPMHGKPSRIRVLEPGIVFSGLGKDVTVGRYHSIFADPSTLPRDFMITAESEDGTIMGIEHVKEPVAAVQFHPESIMTLGGDAGMRMIENVVAHLAKRAKIKAA, from the coding sequence ATGGCAACGGTAATTCTGGAAGACGGCGCGGAGAGTTACACCACGAAGGGCGGCATCGTCGTCACGCGCAGGCGTCGCGACGCATCCTATGCGGACGCGATCGCCTCCTATGTGGACAGGCTCGACGAGCGTCGCGGCGCGGTCTTCTCGTCGAATTACGAGTATCCCGGCCGCTATACGCGCTGGGACACCGCCGTCGTCGACCCGCCGCTCGCCATCTCCTCCTTCGGTCGTTCGCTCTGGATCGAAGCCTATAACGAGCGCGGCGAGGTGCTGCTGGCGCTGATCGCCGAGCACTTGCAAACCGTCGCCGACATCACCCTCGGGGCCTCGACGTCCCGCCGTCTCGAACTCACCATCAATGAGCCGCACCGCATCTTTACCGAGGAAGAGCGCTCGAAGATGCCGACGGTCTTCACGGTGCTTCGCGCCGTGACAAATCTGTTCCATTCGGAGGAGGATGCGAGCCTCGGCCTTTACGGCGCCTTCGGCTACGATCTCGCCTTCCAGTTCGATGCAATCGAGCTGAAGCTCACCCGGCCGGACGACCAGCGCGACATGGTCCTCTTCCTGCCGGACGAGATTCTCGTCGTCGACCACTACGCTGCCAAGGCCTGGATCGATCGTTATGATTTCGCCAAGGACGGCGTCTCGACGGGGGGCAAGGCGACGGATATCGCTCCCGAGCCGTTCCGCATCGTCGACAGCATTCCGCCGCACGGCGATCATCGCCCCGGCGAATATGCCGAGCTCGTCGTCAAGGCGAAGGAGAGCTTCCGGCGCGGCGACCTCTTCGAGGTGGTGCCGGGACAGAAATTCTACGAGCGCTGCGAAAGCCGCCCCTCCGAGATTTCCAACCGGCTGAAGGCGATCAATCCGTCGCCCTATTCGTTCTTCATCAATCTCGGCAACCAGGAATATCTCGTCGGCGCCTCGCCGGAGATGTTCGTCCGGGTTTCCGGCCGCCGCATCGAGACCTGCCCGATCTCCGGGACGATCAAGCGCGGTGACGATCCGATCGCCGACAGCGAGCAGATCCTCAAGCTGCTGAACTCGAAGAAGGACGAGTCCGAGCTCACCATGTGCTCGGACGTCGACCGCAACGACAAGAGCCGCGTCTGCGTGCCGGGCTCGGTGAAGGTGATCGGCCGCCGGCAGATCGAGATGTATTCGCGGCTGATCCACACGGTCGACCATATCGAAGGCCGGCTGCGCGACGACATGGACGCCTTCGACGGGTTCCTCAGCCACGCCTGGGCTGTGACGGTGACGGGCGCGCCGAAGCTCTGGGCGATGCGCTTCATCGAGAGCCATGAGAAGAGCCCGCGCGCCTGGTACGGCGGCGCCATTGGCATGGTCGGCTTCAACGGTGACATGAACACCGGGCTGACATTGCGCACGATCCGCATCAAGGAGGGGATCGCCGAGGTGAGGGCGGGCGCGACGCTGCTCTATGATTCCAATCCGGAAGAAGAAGAAGCCGAAACCGAACTGAAGGCCTCCGCCATGATTGCAGCCATCCGCGACGCGAAAGCCGCCAACAGCGCCAAGGTTGGGCGCGACGTTGCGCCCGTCGGCGCCGGCGTCAACATCCTGCTCGTCGATCACGAAGACAGCTTCGTCCATACGCTGGCGAACTATTTCCGCCAGACGGGTGCGACGGTGACGACGGTGCGCACGCCGGTGGCCGAGGAAATCTTCGACCGGGTCAAGCCGGACCTCGTCGTGCTTTCTCCCGGCCCCGGCAGCCCGAAGGATTTCGACTGCAAGGCGACGATCAAGAAGGCGCGGGAGCGCAACCTGCCGATCTTCGGCGTCTGCCTCGGCCTGCAGGCGCTGGCGGAGGCTTATGGCGGCGATCTGCGCCACCTGGCAATTCCGATGCACGGCAAGCCGTCGCGCATCCGCGTGCTGGAACCCGGAATCGTCTTCTCGGGTCTTGGCAAAGACGTGACGGTCGGCCGGTATCATTCGATCTTCGCCGATCCGTCGACCCTGCCGCGCGACTTCATGATCACCGCCGAAAGCGAGGACGGAACGATCATGGGCATCGAGCACGTCAAGGAGCCGGTAGCGGCCGTGCAGTTCCATCCGGAATCGATCATGACGCTTGGTGGTGACGCCGGTATGCGGATGATCGAGAATGTCGTGGCGCACCTGGCGAAAAGGGCGAAGATCAAGGCCGCTTGA
- the trpLE gene encoding trpE operon leader peptide TrpLE, producing the protein MANTQNISIWWWAR; encoded by the coding sequence ATGGCAAACACGCAGAACATTTCGATCTGGTGGTGGGCTCGCTGA
- a CDS encoding TonB-dependent receptor domain-containing protein, with amino-acid sequence MLNRHHRLALLACTATIALSVASDSFAQSATASQQTEVEEEEAAKKGETYLSPIVVKGGREADPYAKPGPSSVVSTDEIELQAGQETDDLLRSVPGTSTANNPQNPGVAVNIRGFEGSGRVNMMIDGVRQNFRFTGHEAQGFAYVDPAFLSEIDLTRGAVTGVGGGALAGSVNFKTYDIEDLIQDGKTYGGQAVATYGTNGGGWSESLLGAYRFNDVASVLGGISKSDPGNYDNGDGVEVPFTEEDLLSGLLKAEITPDKDHSFKFSAMSYDNDFFANSYFQNVTNQTVSANYAYTPDNELIDLRANAYYNRVKMKYDGNVSGAGSAKGRRITDTGIGFDISNTSTIDLGEVAMRSNYGVEYFQDDYDVINSAAQPTGGVNGSGKNATTGIFNSTTFTYGIVDLTAGLRYDHFNIDGSGSVSAGNPLGVPAGAYSVDESDGRLNPSVTLAVNATEWLQPYVTYAETSRAPTVNEIFVGGSHPGGFQMFFPNPFLQPEISKGWEIGANINLDDLIATGDSFRLKANYFHNRVDNYITAALANGGMQIFFVNNPGISTVQGFELQAAYNAGYVFGDLAYTHTESDLPSQVNGFGVQSFLPDDIVSATLGARFLEEQRLTVGTRIYAVSNAFIGEENAGASGSATVPGYGLVDLFANYKFENGLELTGSVTNVFDKTYTPASSTIAGSTVDTGRGRTFLVTAKAKF; translated from the coding sequence ATGCTCAACCGGCATCATCGCCTGGCTCTTCTCGCATGCACTGCGACAATCGCCTTGTCAGTCGCTTCCGACAGCTTCGCGCAAAGCGCGACAGCATCTCAGCAGACGGAGGTCGAAGAAGAGGAAGCTGCAAAGAAGGGTGAGACCTATCTCTCGCCGATTGTCGTCAAGGGCGGGCGCGAAGCCGATCCCTATGCGAAGCCCGGTCCTTCGAGCGTCGTCAGCACGGATGAAATCGAACTCCAGGCGGGCCAGGAGACCGACGATCTCTTGCGCAGCGTGCCTGGCACCTCGACGGCCAACAACCCGCAAAACCCCGGCGTTGCCGTCAACATTCGCGGTTTCGAAGGCTCCGGCCGCGTCAACATGATGATCGACGGCGTGCGTCAGAATTTCCGCTTCACCGGCCACGAGGCCCAAGGCTTCGCCTATGTCGATCCCGCCTTCCTTTCCGAGATCGACCTGACCCGCGGCGCCGTCACCGGCGTCGGCGGCGGCGCGTTGGCCGGCTCGGTCAATTTCAAGACCTATGACATCGAGGACCTGATCCAGGACGGCAAGACCTATGGCGGCCAGGCCGTCGCCACCTACGGCACGAACGGCGGTGGCTGGTCGGAATCGCTGCTCGGCGCCTATCGCTTCAACGACGTCGCCTCGGTACTGGGCGGTATCAGCAAGAGCGATCCGGGCAATTACGACAATGGCGACGGTGTCGAAGTTCCATTCACCGAGGAGGATCTGCTCTCCGGCCTCCTGAAGGCCGAGATCACGCCGGACAAGGACCATTCGTTCAAGTTCAGCGCGATGTCCTACGACAATGACTTCTTCGCGAACTCCTATTTCCAGAACGTGACGAACCAGACGGTCAGCGCGAACTATGCCTACACGCCCGACAACGAACTGATCGATCTGCGCGCGAACGCCTATTACAACCGCGTGAAGATGAAATATGACGGCAATGTCAGCGGCGCCGGTTCGGCCAAGGGACGGCGCATTACCGACACCGGCATCGGGTTCGACATTTCGAACACCTCGACAATCGACCTCGGCGAGGTTGCCATGCGCTCCAATTATGGCGTCGAATATTTCCAGGATGACTACGATGTCATCAACAGCGCGGCGCAGCCGACCGGCGGCGTCAACGGCAGCGGCAAGAATGCGACGACCGGCATCTTCAATTCAACCACCTTCACTTATGGCATCGTCGACCTGACCGCCGGCCTGCGCTACGACCACTTCAACATCGACGGCTCCGGCTCGGTGAGCGCCGGCAATCCGCTTGGCGTGCCCGCGGGCGCCTATAGCGTCGACGAATCGGACGGCCGCCTCAACCCGAGTGTCACGCTCGCCGTCAATGCCACCGAATGGCTGCAGCCCTACGTGACCTATGCGGAGACCTCGCGCGCTCCGACGGTCAACGAAATCTTCGTCGGCGGTTCGCATCCCGGTGGATTCCAAATGTTCTTCCCCAACCCGTTCCTCCAGCCGGAAATATCCAAGGGTTGGGAAATCGGCGCGAACATCAATCTGGATGACCTCATCGCTACGGGAGACAGCTTCCGCCTGAAGGCGAACTATTTCCACAACAGGGTGGACAATTATATCACTGCGGCTTTGGCCAACGGCGGGATGCAAATATTCTTTGTCAACAATCCCGGAATATCCACGGTTCAGGGCTTTGAACTGCAGGCAGCCTATAATGCCGGCTACGTGTTCGGCGACCTTGCCTACACGCATACGGAGAGCGACCTACCGTCCCAGGTCAATGGCTTTGGCGTACAGAGCTTCCTTCCCGATGACATCGTAAGTGCGACCCTCGGGGCGCGTTTTCTCGAGGAACAGCGCCTGACGGTAGGCACGCGTATCTATGCCGTTTCCAACGCCTTCATCGGCGAGGAGAACGCGGGGGCAAGCGGATCCGCCACCGTCCCCGGTTACGGCCTTGTCGATCTCTTCGCGAACTACAAGTTCGAGAACGGTCTCGAACTGACCGGCAGCGTGACGAACGTCTTCGACAAGACCTACACGCCGGCGTCGAGCACAATCGCCGGCAGCACGGTCGACACTGGCCGGGGCCGGACGTTCCTCGTCACGGCGAAGGCGAAGTTCTAA
- a CDS encoding extensin-like domain-containing protein produces the protein MRAVGMILVSALALSGATLPKKGPLPVARPASQGEQPTPTPKPAPQSGGQATDKEKSDAQPRQALPPGWKDDALRPGAAEAILEIEKEDPKAYASCLAALKDIGSTFAETARVDDGKGCGIDKPIGVSAVLPGVTLKPEGVMRCETALALARWVKETATPAAKASFGPDVRISALNQASTYVCRLRNNASTGKISEHARGNAVDVASFSLADGKTIEIQPRDDDGTLTGAFQRAVTASACLYFRTVLDPGSDAAHEDHLHLDVIERKNGYRYCR, from the coding sequence ATGCGCGCTGTCGGAATGATTCTGGTGTCTGCCTTGGCGCTTTCCGGGGCGACGCTTCCAAAAAAAGGGCCGCTGCCCGTGGCGAGGCCCGCAAGTCAGGGCGAACAGCCGACGCCCACGCCGAAACCCGCACCGCAGAGTGGAGGTCAAGCGACCGACAAAGAAAAATCGGACGCCCAGCCCCGGCAAGCCTTACCGCCGGGCTGGAAAGACGATGCTCTCCGTCCCGGTGCGGCGGAAGCGATCCTTGAGATCGAAAAAGAGGACCCGAAAGCCTACGCCTCCTGCCTCGCCGCACTGAAGGACATTGGCAGCACCTTTGCGGAAACCGCCCGCGTCGATGACGGCAAGGGCTGCGGGATCGACAAGCCGATCGGGGTAAGTGCGGTATTGCCGGGCGTCACCCTCAAGCCGGAAGGCGTGATGCGCTGCGAAACGGCCCTGGCGCTCGCCCGCTGGGTAAAGGAGACCGCGACCCCGGCGGCAAAGGCCTCCTTCGGGCCCGACGTCCGCATCTCAGCCCTAAATCAGGCTTCGACCTATGTCTGTCGGCTACGGAACAATGCGAGCACCGGCAAGATTTCCGAACACGCGCGCGGCAACGCGGTGGACGTCGCCTCCTTCAGCCTCGCCGACGGCAAGACCATCGAGATCCAGCCGCGCGACGACGACGGCACCCTGACCGGCGCCTTCCAGCGCGCTGTGACGGCGTCCGCCTGTCTTTACTTCAGGACCGTGCTCGATCCGGGCAGCGATGCGGCGCATGAAGACCACCTGCATCTCGATGTCATCGAACGAAAGAACGGTTATCGCTACTGCCGCTAA
- a CDS encoding DUF1993 domain-containing protein, protein MPLTMYTLSIPVFARGFSALGGLLDKAEAFAVESGTPLDDFFNARLAPDMLPLSGQIQRASDTSKNAIARLTTLEVPRFPDDEQNFADLRKRIAKTVAFFDTVTPEHLEGSEKREVTLSFPNLKVTFSGDDYLLKFVLPNFYFHLTTAYDILRHRGVPIGKTDYIVGLD, encoded by the coding sequence ATGCCTTTGACAATGTATACGCTCTCCATCCCCGTCTTCGCGCGCGGCTTTTCCGCGCTCGGCGGGCTCCTCGACAAGGCCGAGGCTTTTGCCGTGGAATCGGGCACGCCGCTCGACGACTTCTTCAATGCGCGGCTCGCGCCGGACATGCTGCCGCTGTCAGGCCAGATCCAGCGGGCGAGCGACACCAGCAAGAACGCGATCGCCCGGCTGACGACGCTCGAAGTGCCGCGTTTTCCCGATGACGAGCAGAACTTCGCCGATCTGCGCAAGCGGATCGCCAAGACGGTGGCATTCTTCGACACGGTCACCCCGGAACACCTCGAGGGCAGTGAGAAGCGCGAAGTAACCCTCAGCTTCCCGAATCTGAAGGTGACCTTCAGCGGCGACGACTACCTCTTGAAGTTCGTGTTGCCGAATTTCTATTTCCATCTGACCACCGCCTACGACATCCTGCGCCACAGGGGCGTGCCAATTGGCAAGACGGACTATATCGTCGGGCTCGATTGA
- a CDS encoding formate--tetrahydrofolate ligase: protein MPEVKSDIEIARAARKKPILEIGAKLGIPPEHLLPYGHDKAKVSAEFIAAQKEKRNGRLILVTAINPTPAGEGKTTTTVGLGDGLNRIGKKTIVCIREASLGPCFGIKGGAAGGGYAQVVPMEDINLHFTGDFHAITSAHNLLAALIDNHIYWGNEQAIDIRRIAWRRVMDMNDRALRQIIGSLGGVANGYPRETGFDITVASEVMAILCLAADIKDLEKRLGDIIIGYRRDKSPVYARDIRADGAMAVLLRDAMQPNLVQTLENNPAFVHGGPFANIAHGCNSVVATTTALKLADYVVTEAGFGADLGAEKFFDIKCRKAGLKPDAAVVVATVRAIKMNGGVKKDDLGKENLEALRKGCANLGRHVQNVKKFGVPVLVAINHFTSDTEAEVEAIKDYVRTLGSEAVLCRHWAEGSAGIEELAHKVVDLANAGHSQFSPLYPDDMPLFHKIEAIAKDIYHASEVIADKVVRDQLRTWEDQGYRHLPICMAKTQYSFSTDPNLRGAPSGHAVPIREVRLAAGAGFVVVITGEIMTMPGLPKVPSSEKIRLNEAGYIEGLF from the coding sequence ATGCCGGAGGTCAAGTCCGATATCGAGATCGCGCGCGCAGCGCGGAAGAAACCGATCCTGGAGATCGGCGCGAAGCTCGGCATTCCGCCGGAACATCTGCTTCCTTACGGCCATGACAAGGCGAAGGTGAGCGCCGAATTCATAGCGGCGCAGAAGGAGAAGAGAAACGGCCGGCTGATCCTGGTGACGGCGATCAACCCGACGCCGGCCGGAGAGGGCAAGACAACGACGACGGTGGGCCTCGGCGACGGCCTCAATCGCATCGGCAAGAAGACGATCGTCTGCATCCGCGAAGCCTCGCTCGGCCCCTGCTTCGGCATCAAAGGGGGTGCTGCCGGCGGCGGGTACGCCCAGGTGGTGCCGATGGAGGACATCAACCTTCATTTCACCGGTGACTTCCACGCCATCACCTCGGCGCATAACCTGCTCGCCGCCCTGATCGACAATCACATTTATTGGGGCAACGAACAGGCAATCGATATCCGCCGCATCGCCTGGCGGCGGGTGATGGACATGAACGACCGGGCACTGCGCCAGATCATCGGGTCGCTCGGCGGCGTCGCGAACGGGTATCCGCGCGAGACGGGGTTCGACATCACCGTCGCATCGGAGGTCATGGCGATCCTGTGCCTTGCCGCCGATATCAAGGACCTGGAAAAGCGTCTCGGCGATATCATCATCGGCTATCGGCGCGACAAGAGCCCGGTCTACGCGCGGGACATCAGGGCGGACGGGGCGATGGCTGTCCTGCTCAGGGACGCGATGCAGCCGAATCTCGTGCAGACGCTCGAGAACAACCCGGCCTTCGTTCATGGCGGGCCCTTCGCCAATATCGCGCATGGCTGCAATTCGGTCGTGGCGACGACGACGGCGCTGAAGCTTGCCGATTACGTCGTCACCGAAGCCGGTTTCGGCGCGGATCTCGGCGCCGAAAAATTCTTCGATATCAAGTGCCGCAAGGCCGGCCTGAAGCCGGATGCCGCCGTCGTCGTTGCTACCGTCCGGGCAATCAAGATGAATGGCGGCGTGAAGAAGGATGACCTCGGCAAAGAAAACCTCGAGGCGCTTCGGAAGGGATGCGCGAATCTCGGGCGCCATGTGCAGAACGTCAAGAAATTCGGCGTGCCGGTGCTTGTCGCGATCAATCACTTCACGTCCGATACGGAGGCCGAGGTGGAGGCGATCAAGGACTATGTCCGAACGCTTGGTTCCGAGGCCGTCCTCTGCCGGCACTGGGCCGAGGGGTCGGCCGGCATCGAGGAACTTGCGCACAAGGTCGTCGATCTCGCCAATGCCGGACACTCACAGTTCTCGCCGCTTTATCCGGACGACATGCCGCTTTTCCACAAGATCGAGGCGATCGCCAAGGACATCTATCACGCCAGTGAGGTCATTGCCGACAAGGTGGTGCGCGATCAGCTCAGGACCTGGGAAGACCAGGGTTACAGGCACCTGCCGATCTGCATGGCGAAGACGCAATATTCCTTCTCCACCGACCCCAATCTGCGCGGCGCTCCGAGCGGCCACGCGGTGCCGATCCGCGAAGTCCGCCTTGCGGCCGGCGCCGGCTTCGTCGTCGTCATCACGGGCGAGATCATGACGATGCCGGGCCTGCCGAAGGTACCCTCCTCGGAGAAGATTCGCCTCAACGAAGCGGGCTATATAGAGGGCTTGTTCTGA